Proteins from a single region of Belliella baltica DSM 15883:
- a CDS encoding S41 family peptidase, with the protein MNINLLSRFFVLVFAFIAIISCNPEEENPDPTKVEDAVKEAIVTSMRNWYFWNTELPSNIDVTAYNTNEELLDDIIFKPLDRFSYLTTREAFNAAFTGQASGVHGFGFSLDAQENMFVSFVYDLSPAGQDGWQRGWQVIEINGRPIADYKTSSGGFNFQLGPNEVGVSNTFKMKLPDGTERTTTIQKAAFQTNSVLYKDVIEQEGKKIGYWVYQSFRQTPGLSNPTRSQEVEDSFNYFIGEGINEMIIDLRYNGGGSVEVTEQVLNYLVPSNAASSVMYTNRHNADRSNNNRTVNFKKTGDLNLSKVIFITSRGSASASELLINSLTPYMEVVLVGDNTFGKPVGSFPLGFDSRTLRDNNVEVVPITFAIDNAEGNADYFDGFPADILAPDSPSQNWGSLEEVRFQAALEFIRTGNMGGRILSDYFKPKWNMIDDFKGLEQEFPVY; encoded by the coding sequence ATGAATATCAATTTATTAAGTCGCTTCTTCGTCCTTGTTTTTGCTTTTATAGCAATAATTTCTTGTAATCCAGAAGAAGAAAATCCTGATCCTACCAAGGTGGAAGATGCAGTAAAGGAGGCCATTGTTACCTCAATGCGCAACTGGTATTTTTGGAATACAGAGTTACCTTCAAATATTGACGTGACTGCATACAATACAAATGAAGAGTTGTTAGATGATATCATCTTCAAGCCTTTAGATCGTTTTTCATATTTGACTACTAGGGAGGCTTTTAATGCAGCCTTTACGGGTCAAGCTTCAGGTGTTCATGGGTTTGGATTTTCACTAGATGCTCAAGAAAATATGTTTGTTTCTTTTGTTTATGATCTTTCTCCAGCTGGTCAAGATGGTTGGCAAAGAGGATGGCAAGTGATTGAAATCAATGGGAGGCCTATAGCTGATTATAAAACTAGCTCAGGAGGATTTAATTTTCAATTGGGTCCAAATGAAGTTGGTGTCAGCAATACATTTAAGATGAAGTTGCCAGATGGAACAGAAAGAACAACGACCATTCAAAAAGCTGCATTCCAAACCAATTCAGTCTTATATAAAGATGTGATAGAGCAAGAAGGAAAGAAAATTGGCTATTGGGTTTATCAAAGTTTTCGTCAAACTCCAGGTCTTTCAAATCCAACGCGAAGTCAAGAAGTCGAAGATTCCTTCAATTATTTCATTGGAGAAGGAATAAATGAAATGATTATTGATCTTAGATATAATGGAGGTGGATCCGTTGAAGTGACCGAACAAGTATTGAATTATCTAGTTCCAAGCAATGCTGCAAGCAGTGTAATGTACACAAATAGACACAATGCTGATAGATCCAATAATAACAGAACAGTCAACTTTAAGAAGACTGGTGATTTGAACTTGAGTAAAGTTATTTTTATTACTTCTAGAGGCTCTGCCTCTGCGTCAGAATTATTGATCAATAGCCTTACGCCTTACATGGAAGTGGTTTTGGTTGGAGACAATACTTTTGGGAAGCCTGTAGGTTCATTTCCATTGGGATTTGATAGCAGAACATTAAGAGATAATAATGTAGAAGTGGTTCCTATTACATTTGCAATTGACAATGCAGAAGGCAATGCTGATTATTTCGATGGTTTTCCAGCAGATATATTGGCTCCTGATAGTCCTTCTCAAAATTGGGGAAGTTTAGAGGAGGTAAGGTTTCAAGCTGCTTTAGAATTTATCAGAACTGGCAATATGGGTGGAAGAATTTTAAGTGATTATTTTAAACCTAAATGGAATATGATTGATGATTTCAAAGGTTTGGAACAAGAGTTTCCAGTTTACTAA
- the cas1 gene encoding type II CRISPR-associated endonuclease Cas1 gives MIKRTLFFGNPAYLSTKNEQLHISFPEADKADRTVPIEDLGMIVLENQQITITNGLLAKLTDRKVAIVSCNAQHLPEGLLLPMQGHSEQTERVRYQLEASQPLKKNLWQQTVSAKIKNQYTLLLEKGKESKRMEYLYKNVNSGDSGNHEAQAAAIYWQKLFEIPDFNRGQQGIPPNNLLNYGYAILRAVIARALVSSGMLPGVGIWHRNKYNAYCLADDIMEPYRPYVDLVVSHIVETQDDFSVLTTELKKELLSIPALDVKIDGQKSPLMVAASRTTSSLFECFAGISRKIIYPEYG, from the coding sequence ATGATCAAAAGAACCCTCTTCTTCGGCAACCCTGCTTACCTCAGCACCAAAAACGAGCAGCTACATATCAGTTTTCCTGAGGCCGATAAAGCGGATAGGACAGTTCCTATCGAAGACTTGGGGATGATTGTATTGGAAAATCAGCAGATTACTATCACGAATGGCTTATTAGCCAAACTTACCGATAGAAAAGTAGCTATTGTTTCTTGCAATGCACAACACTTGCCGGAAGGCCTGCTGCTACCGATGCAGGGGCATTCTGAACAAACAGAGCGGGTTCGCTATCAATTAGAGGCTTCTCAGCCTCTCAAGAAAAATCTTTGGCAACAGACAGTATCTGCAAAAATAAAAAATCAATATACTTTGCTTTTAGAAAAAGGAAAAGAGTCCAAACGGATGGAGTACCTCTATAAAAATGTGAATTCCGGAGATTCTGGTAATCATGAAGCTCAGGCAGCAGCGATTTATTGGCAGAAATTGTTTGAAATCCCTGATTTTAATAGAGGTCAGCAGGGTATTCCCCCCAATAATTTATTGAATTATGGCTATGCCATTTTAAGAGCGGTGATTGCGAGGGCCTTGGTTTCTTCTGGGATGCTTCCAGGAGTGGGGATTTGGCACCGAAACAAATACAATGCGTACTGCCTTGCAGATGATATCATGGAGCCATACAGGCCTTATGTGGATTTGGTGGTGTCTCATATCGTAGAGACTCAGGATGATTTTTCAGTGTTGACTACTGAATTGAAAAAGGAATTGTTAAGTATCCCTGCTTTGGATGTGAAGATTGATGGGCAAAAAAGTCCACTCATGGTGGCAGCTTCTAGGACGACTTCCTCTTTGTTTGAGTGTTTTGCTGGAATCAGTCGAAAAATCATTTACCCGGAATATGGATGA
- a CDS encoding DegT/DnrJ/EryC1/StrS family aminotransferase, whose product MPAKIPFLDLSRFPKKLQTELKNKFSELLEKGIFSGSEEVEILEAELKKYLGAPFLSVCSNGTDALEIALRALNIGQGDDVIVPALSWVSTAEVVLLCGARPVFIDTNSEGLIDLSLLDQVYTSKTKAIIPVHLYGNLVDMPTLIDWAKIKQVKVIEDAAQAFGAFQGNCSAGLFGDIGCFSFYPTKNFGALGEAGALTCKDEELARKLKALINHGQIKRDHHILVGRNARIDTLQAGFLNTILPYFEPWQKQRKFLAHVYLEELKHLEWLKLPRDIEKSTHNAHLFTVQCRERDQLKSYLEEKGVGTSIHYPRIIPKMKPYLFDQNFTASEQLVSHVLSLPLNPFLSQQEVLHICKLIKNFKLK is encoded by the coding sequence ATGCCAGCAAAGATTCCCTTTCTTGATCTCAGTCGATTTCCAAAAAAGCTTCAAACGGAATTAAAGAATAAATTTTCTGAATTATTGGAAAAGGGTATCTTCTCTGGCTCAGAGGAGGTGGAAATTTTAGAAGCTGAGCTCAAAAAGTACCTTGGTGCTCCATTTCTCTCTGTTTGTTCCAATGGAACAGATGCACTGGAAATTGCATTGCGTGCTTTGAATATTGGTCAAGGGGATGATGTCATAGTGCCTGCGCTCTCCTGGGTTTCTACTGCTGAGGTAGTCTTACTCTGTGGAGCAAGACCAGTTTTTATCGATACCAATTCCGAAGGTTTAATAGATTTATCACTTTTAGATCAGGTTTACACATCGAAAACCAAAGCGATTATCCCTGTTCATTTATATGGTAATCTAGTTGACATGCCAACTTTAATTGATTGGGCAAAAATTAAGCAGGTAAAAGTTATAGAAGATGCTGCACAGGCTTTTGGGGCTTTTCAAGGCAATTGTAGTGCAGGCTTATTTGGTGACATTGGCTGTTTTAGTTTTTACCCCACCAAAAATTTTGGAGCATTAGGAGAAGCTGGGGCATTAACCTGTAAGGATGAGGAATTAGCTAGAAAACTTAAAGCCTTGATAAATCATGGTCAAATCAAAAGAGATCATCATATACTTGTTGGAAGAAATGCTCGAATAGATACACTTCAAGCAGGCTTTTTAAATACAATCCTCCCCTATTTTGAGCCTTGGCAAAAACAAAGGAAATTTCTGGCTCATGTTTATCTAGAAGAATTGAAACATTTAGAATGGTTAAAATTGCCAAGAGACATAGAAAAGTCAACTCACAACGCCCACCTTTTTACCGTACAATGTAGAGAGAGAGACCAATTAAAAAGCTATTTGGAAGAAAAAGGAGTCGGAACAAGCATTCATTATCCAAGAATAATTCCAAAGATGAAACCTTATCTATTTGATCAAAATTTTACTGCAAGTGAGCAACTTGTCTCCCATGTACTTTCTTTACCTCTAAATCCTTTTTTGAGCCAACAGGAAGTTCTTCACATTTGTAAGTTGATCAAAAACTTTAAGTTAAAGTGA
- the cas2 gene encoding CRISPR-associated endonuclease Cas2: MDEKYFSRLNQYRSLWVLVFFDLPTETRKDRKVATSFRKKLLDDGFAMFQFSIYMRFCASRENADVHIKRTKKNLPPKGKVGIMSITDKQFGMMEVFFGTSKQETEPPSQQLELF, encoded by the coding sequence ATGGATGAAAAATATTTTTCAAGACTTAATCAATATAGAAGTTTGTGGGTCCTAGTCTTTTTTGATTTGCCCACGGAAACCCGCAAGGATAGAAAAGTAGCCACTTCTTTCCGGAAAAAACTGCTGGATGATGGTTTTGCCATGTTTCAGTTTTCTATTTATATGCGCTTCTGTGCCAGTAGAGAGAATGCGGATGTTCATATCAAGCGAACCAAGAAGAATCTTCCTCCTAAAGGGAAAGTTGGAATCATGTCCATAACCGATAAGCAGTTTGGGATGATGGAGGTGTTTTTTGGAACGAGTAAGCAAGAGACAGAGCCTCCATCGCAGCAGTTGGAGTTATTTTGA
- a CDS encoding glycosyltransferase family 4 protein — MIEASEKIKRKVLIITYYWPPSAGSGVQRWLKFAKYLPEFGWEPLIFTPENPDFDLKDESLLKEINHNMEVLKFPIWEPYALFRSLKKEKIKDTSKVLEKKKKSLIDKIGIWARANLLIPDPRVFWVKPSVGFLEKIIVNNQVEAIITTGPPHSLHMIGRALKRKTNIFWLADFRDPWSQWEFLDTLPMTTLVRKKHEQLEQTVLQEADVITTISPTFQEDLSKIAGKDISLLTNGFDPDDLPNNWSSQNDGNGTIEIVYTGVIDAIRNPIPFIEAFKSVFEEKEKKANLRFVGKVSSSVENLVSKDQWLKKHVHFEGYVSHQEVFEYYKRANLLLLILTDTKNAKGNIPGKIFEYIATSRPVLALGDPNGDSAQILKSSTRNAVFKHNDQEGIESFLSNFKPGLSSNDTADSEIYSRKNLTKKLAKLLDASKDSLS, encoded by the coding sequence ATGATAGAAGCATCCGAGAAAATAAAAAGAAAAGTATTAATCATTACCTATTACTGGCCTCCCTCAGCAGGTTCAGGGGTACAGCGCTGGCTAAAGTTTGCTAAGTACCTTCCTGAATTTGGTTGGGAACCTCTAATTTTCACTCCCGAAAATCCTGACTTTGATTTGAAAGACGAGAGTTTGCTAAAAGAGATTAACCACAATATGGAAGTTCTCAAATTCCCAATTTGGGAACCGTATGCGCTTTTTCGTTCTTTGAAAAAAGAAAAAATAAAAGACACCTCAAAAGTTTTAGAAAAAAAGAAGAAGTCTCTGATTGACAAGATAGGGATTTGGGCAAGGGCTAATTTGCTTATTCCTGACCCAAGAGTATTTTGGGTAAAACCATCAGTGGGTTTTTTAGAGAAAATCATTGTGAATAATCAAGTTGAAGCTATCATCACGACAGGACCACCACATAGTTTGCACATGATAGGTAGGGCGCTCAAGCGTAAGACCAATATTTTTTGGTTAGCAGACTTTAGAGACCCTTGGTCTCAGTGGGAATTTCTCGATACGCTTCCTATGACAACCTTGGTCAGAAAAAAGCATGAGCAACTAGAACAAACTGTTCTCCAAGAAGCAGATGTCATCACTACCATCAGCCCTACATTTCAGGAAGATTTATCAAAAATTGCGGGGAAAGACATTTCACTTTTAACCAATGGTTTTGATCCAGATGACCTACCTAATAACTGGAGTTCTCAAAACGATGGAAATGGTACAATCGAAATCGTATATACAGGCGTGATTGATGCCATTAGAAACCCTATACCTTTTATTGAGGCTTTCAAATCAGTTTTCGAAGAAAAAGAAAAAAAAGCCAACTTACGTTTCGTAGGCAAAGTTTCTTCCTCAGTTGAAAACCTTGTAAGCAAAGATCAATGGCTAAAGAAACATGTACATTTTGAAGGATATGTGAGTCATCAAGAAGTTTTTGAATATTATAAGCGAGCAAATTTATTGCTCTTGATCCTAACAGACACCAAAAATGCTAAAGGAAATATCCCTGGCAAAATATTTGAATATATAGCAACAAGCAGGCCTGTTTTGGCTTTAGGTGATCCAAATGGGGACTCTGCTCAAATTTTGAAATCTTCTACTAGAAATGCGGTGTTCAAACATAATGACCAAGAAGGCATTGAATCATTTTTATCTAACTTCAAGCCTGGGCTAAGTTCAAATGATACAGCAGATTCGGAAATTTATTCCAGAAAAAATTTAACCAAAAAATTAGCCAAACTTCTAGATGCCAGCAAAGATTCCCTTTCTTGA
- a CDS encoding transposase, translated as MELGQSYHIYNHANGMENIFREEENYRFFLQQCAKYLAGVVDTYAYCLMPNHFHLLVGVKEEEQLKSTFPKFETLEKLISKQFANFFSSYTQSFNKVYDRKGSLFIKNFKRTPILDESQWQETFLYIHLNPVKHGFVKDHQDWKWSSWHAYQNLKKPSNLDREYFTNFFDGWEHVRNLMEMKKDWLMNKNLE; from the coding sequence ATGGAGCTAGGCCAATCCTACCATATCTACAATCACGCCAATGGAATGGAGAATATATTTCGTGAAGAAGAGAATTATAGGTTCTTTTTGCAGCAATGTGCAAAGTATTTGGCTGGAGTAGTAGATACTTATGCCTATTGCCTGATGCCAAATCATTTCCATTTGCTGGTGGGGGTTAAGGAAGAGGAGCAGTTAAAGTCAACTTTTCCAAAGTTCGAAACTTTGGAAAAGTTAATCTCCAAGCAATTCGCTAATTTCTTCAGTTCTTACACTCAGTCTTTTAATAAAGTGTATGATAGGAAAGGAAGTTTATTTATAAAAAATTTCAAAAGAACCCCAATCCTCGACGAAAGTCAATGGCAAGAAACTTTCCTATATATCCACCTCAACCCCGTGAAGCATGGGTTTGTCAAAGATCACCAAGATTGGAAGTGGTCAAGTTGGCATGCCTACCAGAATCTCAAAAAGCCTTCAAATCTGGACAGAGAATACTTTACCAATTTCTTTGATGGTTGGGAGCATGTGAGAAATTTGATGGAAATGAAAAAGGATTGGTTGATGAATAAAAATTTGGAGTAA
- a CDS encoding Dabb family protein — protein MKSRRNFIKKVAIAGVTSSLPTSLLARQSSSGKMIHQVFFWLNDGVDVSAFKKEASKLGLCPTVDQFYIGEPAATEEREVVDASYQVACTLFFDSLNDQNKYQVDPLHLEFIEKNSMKWNKVKVYDFVI, from the coding sequence ATGAAATCAAGAAGAAATTTTATCAAAAAAGTTGCAATTGCAGGGGTAACGTCCTCTTTGCCCACGTCGTTACTTGCTCGTCAAAGTTCAAGTGGAAAGATGATTCATCAGGTGTTTTTTTGGTTGAATGATGGTGTGGATGTATCAGCATTCAAAAAAGAAGCTTCCAAATTGGGACTTTGCCCTACAGTGGATCAATTTTATATAGGTGAACCGGCGGCTACTGAAGAAAGAGAAGTTGTGGATGCTAGTTATCAGGTGGCATGCACTTTGTTTTTTGATTCCTTAAATGACCAAAATAAGTATCAGGTAGATCCCTTACATTTAGAATTTATTGAGAAGAATTCCATGAAATGGAATAAAGTTAAAGTGTATGATTTTGTAATCTGA
- the cas6 gene encoding CRISPR-associated endoribonuclease Cas6, producing the protein MQFLIKLKRESEACQFALNYQYQLSAALEGILEKADFSKLHLFLNDKEEFVRYIPFTFSHLDLDQIKIIEEKGSLVHLGEEGTLDIRILLEDDAIDYLYQLIYGKSIRFNSGESFVDYKIVDLEVIPPPVFKSEMVYSAVTPVFLYDQSQSGGFEFISPSHDRYSELFKNDLLKRFVSVIPELKSITELEKYCPEIEFQPISQAEEEEIVLNMYQYELVHLKGFKYDFKLKASPLLQEFGYYAGFGAQNSLGFGCVNVK; encoded by the coding sequence ATGCAATTTTTAATCAAACTCAAAAGAGAAAGTGAAGCGTGTCAATTTGCGCTGAACTATCAATATCAACTCTCTGCTGCACTAGAAGGGATTTTGGAAAAGGCAGATTTTTCAAAACTTCATCTGTTTTTGAATGATAAGGAGGAGTTTGTTAGGTACATCCCTTTTACTTTTTCACATTTGGACCTTGATCAAATAAAAATTATTGAAGAAAAGGGTTCTTTGGTGCATCTAGGAGAAGAAGGTACACTTGATATCAGAATCTTGCTAGAAGATGATGCTATAGATTATTTATATCAGTTGATTTACGGAAAAAGTATCAGGTTTAATTCAGGAGAAAGTTTTGTAGATTATAAAATAGTTGATCTAGAGGTAATTCCACCACCTGTTTTTAAAAGTGAGATGGTGTATAGTGCTGTAACACCTGTCTTTTTATATGATCAATCCCAGTCTGGAGGGTTTGAATTTATCTCTCCTTCACATGATCGGTATTCCGAGCTTTTTAAAAATGATTTATTAAAACGTTTTGTATCAGTTATTCCCGAATTAAAATCTATCACTGAATTGGAGAAATATTGTCCTGAAATAGAATTTCAGCCGATTTCTCAAGCTGAAGAAGAGGAGATTGTATTAAATATGTATCAATATGAACTGGTTCATTTGAAAGGATTTAAATATGATTTCAAATTAAAAGCTTCTCCATTGCTTCAAGAGTTTGGTTATTATGCTGGTTTCGGAGCTCAAAATTCTTTAGGGTTTGGATGTGTCAATGTAAAGTAA